A region of the Microcystis aeruginosa FD4 genome:
TCCGATCACCATTTCTACCCCGCGAAATAAGCCTTTTAACTGTCTTGGATCCTCTAAGCTAATGATTTGATAATTTTCTCTTAATTGACGGGCTACAGCTTCACAGAGGGGCAAATCCCGCAACTTTTGAAAAGGGACTAAGAGAATAAACGCCCCCGTACTGGTTTGCAAATGAATTAAAGCTTGGGTTAATTTATCTAATTTTGCTGGGGTTAATAGGGGATGGGGACGTAAATTGACGGCGATTCTTGGGGCAGGTAAATCCGATAATCCCTTGACGGATTGAGCGTCTAAAGCCCATACTGGATCGGGGGCAACAATGGGACTAATACCCCAATCAGCGACTAAATGAGCCGATACATCATCGCGCACAGTAACTAAACTACATTGTTTTAAGACTTTTTTGGTTAACCAACGAGTAAAAGGTCTATTTAATGGTCCAATTCCCTGGCCCCAAGCCATAGTTTTTAAGCCCAATAATTGAGCAAGAGCCATTAAACCACCGTAATAAATTGGACTGGCAAAACTGGTGACATCCTGCATTAAACTGCCGCCACCCCAGATAAATATATCGGCTTTTTTAAGAGTTTTAAAAACTTGCCACCAATCCCGACTAGGACAGGTTTCTACTCCATAACGTTGACTGGTTTCTCTGGGATTATTTGACAAAACAATAGGTTTAATTTCTGAGGGCAACATCTGCAATAGAGACACTAATAATGCCTCATCTCCTCCGTTTCCTCTCCCATAATATCCACAAATTACTGCACGCATATATCAGTTATCAGTTATCAGTTATCAGTTATCAGTCAACATTTGCCTGTTGTCTGTTCCAGTGTTTTCTTGAAAGTAGGGTTTCCCTTTTGGCTTTTTCCTTGAAAAATGTCTCTTAGTTTCTTAAGTTATGCCGTCAGCTACAAGTTAGCAATGACCAGTTTTATTGGATTCAGTGATCAGTTTATCTATTGTCTTATTCCCCCTCATAACTAATAACTTAAACCTGATCACTGTTTACTGATAACTGATCACTGATTTAGTCATCCATTTGCCAGGGTTCGGTGATGTTTTTTTCATCAAGGATATTTTTAGCCCTTAAAATCAAGACTAATTGACCTAAGATGGTGACATTGGGGGGACTATCAAACCATTGTAAAAAGACGGAATTATCTCTCTCTACTAGATAATAATTGTTCACGTCCCATTCGGCAAAAACTCGATCGATCACTAATAACACTTCCTCGGATCTGGTGGCAATCGATCGAGGTAATTGATCGCTAGGCCATAAAATAGCTATAGGATCGATCGCTTTGAGAATTGCTTGCCAACCGGGGAGAGGCACAATTGTTTGTTTATCCCCCACCGTTACCAGTCGAAAAGGTTCCTCGACGCTCAAACTTTCTGTGTGTTTTATATCAGTTACCGTCACCGGAAATCTTCCTACTAAAGGAATAATTCTGGCTAATTCGTCCTCATCCTGTAAACGATGGACGGGTAGCAGGGGAGCGCTACGGGTGGGAGTAACGGTAAAATCTTGTAGTAAAGACTCGATCGCCTGTCTGGCCGAGTCAGAATGGGCAAATTTCAAACCTTTAGCGATTAATTTCGCTCTTTCGGCTAAATCTCGCTTTTGTTTACCCCGTTTCCAACACTGGTAAGCGATCGCATCTCCAGGATGACGGGTAAATTCACTGGGAATCTGGGATAAACGGGAAAAATCTTGGATAGCTTTGGCGATATCGTGTGCTTCAGCCACCTCAATCCTTTTTTCTGCCGCTAATTTCGCTGCCCCCAATCTTTGTTCTTGGTTGAGAATTCGCAATTCGTATAGCACATCACTGCGCGGCCCGATGTAGTAACTTAACAAATCTTCAGCTGCTCCCGCTTTGATTAAACTCTCAAAAACTTGGGCAGCGACAATAATTAAATTTTGTTGGGCATTTTGAAACCCGGTTTGTTCAAAGATTAACTGGGAATCGTAGCCAGCTTTTTGCAGTTTTTGACATTTTTGCCCCCAATTCACCCAATTTCCTTCCTTATGAAGCAGCGATCGCATTAATTCGGTCGCTTCCGTTTCGCTGATTCGATCATCTGTACTGCGAGGCTGTTCTGTCATCGAAAATTTGGGTCTGAAACCCCGTCGTTCTACGACGGCTTTACCGTTAAATATTAGCACATTTACGAAATATATGCTAAAATGTGAGGCATGGAAAAAGCCTATTCGTTTCGATTTTACCCCACACCCGAACAAGAGTCGCTATTGCGGCGCACTTTGGGCTGTGTAAGATTGGTTTACAATAAAGCTCTCCATCTCAGAACACAAGCATGGTACGAAAAGCAAGAAAGAGTAGGATATACTGAAACCTCTTCAATGCTAACCGAGTGGAAAAAGCAAGAAGAATTAGACTTTCTCAACGAAGTAAGCTGTGTACCTTTGCAACAAGGGTTAAGACACCTACAAACAGCTTTCACTAACTTCTTTGCTGGTCGTACTAAGTATCCTAACTTTAAGAAAAAACATCAAGGAGGAAGTGCCGAATTTACTAAGTCAGCTTTTAAATTTAAAGACAGACAAATCTATTTAGCTAAATGCACAGAACCTTTACCTATTCGATGGTCAAGACAAATCCCAGAAGCTTGTGAACCAAGCACAGTAACAGTCAGATTACATCCCTCAGGACGCTGGCATATCTCAATTAGATTTGATGACCCAACAATTAAGCCATTACCAGTAACAGATAAAGCCATCGGAATTGACTTAGGAATTAGTAGCCTAGTAATTACCAGCGATGGTGACAAAGTGTCTAATCCTAAGCATTTTAAAAAGCATTATCAGAGACTGCGAAGAGCATCGAAAAGCCTTTCTCGAAAACAGAAAGGGTCAAAGAATCGAGAAAAAGCGAGAATCAAAGTAGCCAAAATTCACGCCCAAATTACTGATAGTAGAAAAGACCATTTACACAAGCTAACCACTCAATTAGTTCGTGAAAACCAAACGATTGTAGTTGAGAATTTAGCCGTCAAGAATCTGGTCAAAAACCCGAAATTATCTCAGGCAATATCTGACGTTAGTTGGGGAGAAATTACCCGACAATTAGCTTATAAATGCCGTTGGTATGGGAGAAATTACCTCGAAATAGATAGATGGTTTCCTAGTTCTAAGCGGTGTAGTAATTGCGGGTATATTGCTGAGAAAATGCCGTTAAATATTCGAGAATGGGATTGTCCAGACTGTGGGACGCACCATGACCGAGATGTTAACGCAAGTAAAAATATTTTGGCCGCAGGGCTTGCGGTGTCAGTCTGTAGAGCGACCATAAGACCAGAACAGAGTAAAACTGGGGCGGCAGGTGCGAAAAATCCTTCGGGACAGAAGCAGAAACCCAAATCGTGAGGTTTGGGAATCGCCGTCCGTTTTACGGCGGCGAGGATGTCAAAGACAACTTGATCAAGCTACAATAACTAAAATTTATCTAATCCCTCAAAAATCTTCAATAGCAATTAAGGTTAACAGGATAGACTAGATAGTAACAGGATAGCTGACAATCACCCCCTTCGTACCTGTTAGGGCAAGTTTATCTTCAATGTCTAGATTAAGAGTTAATGGAAGCACTCCCCCCTCGTCCACAACTAACCCCAGTCAAAGGACGATGAAAACCAAGCGTCACCCCAAAGATAGCGCCTTGGGTTTGGTCTCTACCCTCAGCTTTCCGGCGATCGTCGGGACGGCGGATATGATGCTAAAATCAGCAGAAGTTACCCTCGTGGGTTACGAAAAAATTGGCGGTGGTCACTGTACGGCGATCGTGCGTGGTAATATTGCCGATGTGCGGTTAGCAGTGGAAGAAGGGGCAAAAACCGCCGCACAGTTCGGACAATTGGTATCTAAATCCGTTATTCCCCGACCGATGCCCAATTTAGAGGTAATTTTCCCAATTGGTAGCCGTTTAGCCGAAATTGCCCAAAGTCAACGGGGGTTCAGCAAACTGAGCAATATGTCGATCGGTCTCTTGGAAACCCGCGGTTTTCCTGCTATGGTGGGGGCAGCCGATGCCATGTTAAAATCGGCCGATGTGCAGTTAGCTTCCTACGAAACAATTGGGGATGGTTTGTGTACGGCCATTATCCGGGGTTCCGTCGCTAATGTGGCCGTGGCCATTGATGCGGGAATGCGGGAAGCGGAGAAAATCGGTGAACTGCACGCGGTGATGATTATTCCCCGTTTATTGGAAGATTTAGAACATACCCTACCGGTGGCCAGCTACTGGTTAGAAACCCCCGAACCTCTACCGATGTTGTTACCCAATACTGTCCGGGAAAAACAACGGGAATTGGTCGCTTTACCGGAATTGGAAAAAACCAAAATACCGATTCGTCGCCAAGAAATGCAGGAAAAAGTGTTAGAAGAAGTGATTCCCGTGGAAGTTATCACCGATGAGGACAGTTATTAATTTTTATTTTCAACTTTGCTCCTGTGCTGCTAAAAGTACAGGACCAAAGGTTGAATTAGGGTTTGCATCAAAAAGTTTGTTGGTGGGTGTGGATTTCCCAGTAAAAAATCTTTACAGAGTCCCCCGACAATTGAACGAATCGAATAATTATAAATTTTTGTCAAGGGGTGCGGTCAGATCGAATAATCGTCGCTAGAATTAGCCTAGTTGTCAGGAATTTAGTTAAACAAGGTTTTTGGCAATATGCTAATCTGGCTAAACACGCTTTTGGGCGTGATATAGGGAAAAGTTCTGGCGATTGCGCCTAAATAGAGTGATATGCCGAAAGTTGACTCATACCGTTACTCTGGAGAGTGTTATACAGAAAGTTGACCTATAATATGTGGTTAGCCGCGTCCGAGGTAGAACAATGGCGGATCCGAAACGACTGATTGATATCCAATTGGAGATGCTTAACGCTGAACTGAACCATGTCGGTGAGGCGATCCGTCAACACGATGAGATCACCAAGTCGGTTAAGAACTGGGCTGTCGTGACATGGACAGCTAGCATTGGCTTGTCCCTCAAGGACCCAAATTTGCACTCACTCATCTGGTGGACAGCCATCCTGCCTTTGGTGTTTTGGATTGTGGATGGTTCCTTTCGCAGAATTCAGAGGAGTCTCATTAGTCGCATGCGGGAGATTTCAGACTACGTAAACTCGCCGATGTTCAGAACAGCAGCCGAGAACGGGTCTGCCTTGCAGTTCCCGCTGCTACTGATGCGAAGGAAGACCAAAGATTTCAAAAACACGCTTCCAGGCACGATGTTGTTTAAATCGGTATCGCTGCTCTATCTGGGTTTGGCGTTTTGCAGTTCGCTGCTCTGGCTGACTGTGAAGTGAGAATGAGGGGGCTAACCAAACGCTCCAGCCGACCGCTACGGCGGCGGCTGAGCGTTGACGTTAGGTTTCAAACCAACAGTGCAATCGCCTTTAGATTTATGCCAACCCTCTATAGTGAGATCGCAATCTTGTAGGGTGCGTTCCCTAAGGTGGTTCCTACTGCTCCAGCGATCGATTTTGGGGAACGCACCATGCACATTGATTGAAGCTGTGGGTTTAAGTGCGATAGCGAAGACACTGGATAGCACTCCTAGATGTCGTTAGGCATTCAATCTACTTACAGATCAGAGGCAGGCATTGACAATTAATGTAGGATTAGTTAGTATGATGGTCTAATCCTACCAAGCTGTCGTAAACAGTTTATGGCAATGAGTAAGAAAGTTAGCATAACCTTAGATGACGAAGTTTTGGACTTTGTAGATCAACTAGCAAGCAATCGTAGCAGCTTTATAAATGATGTTCTCTGGCAAGAGAAAAGAAGGGTTTTTATGAAAGAGCTAGAAGACGCTTATAAAGATCAGGCCAATGATCCAGAGATACAAGCAGAAATCTCTGTCTGGGATATTGCAGTGGGCGACGGTCTAAATGCCTAATGGAAGACTAACCTATAAGCGAGGAGAGATCTGGTGGATCGATCTGAAACCCGTTGTTGGTTATGAAACCGATAAAGAACGTCCTTGCCTGATTTTACAAAACGATATTGGCAATCAAAATGGAACAACGACAGTAGTTGCTCCATTGTTGCCCGGGAAAAGGACTTATCCTTTTGTTGTCAATATTACCCCGACAGTGCAGAATGGACTAGACGGAGATCGACACATCAACTTAAGTCAAATGAGGGCTGTAGATTCTCAAAGAATTAAGAATAAACAGGGTGTTTTAGAAGACGTTTATTGGGAAGAAATAGAGAAAGCAATATGTATTGAGCTCGGTTTCAGCAAATCCCTATCGCCGTAGGGTGCGTTCCCTAATGTAAGTCCTACTACTCCACTAATAGATTTTTGGGGAACGCACCATGCACATTGATTGAAGCTGTGGGTTAAAGTGCGATGTGGGCTAATCTGGCTAACACGCTTTTGGGCGTGATATAGGGAAAAGTTCTGGCGATTGCGCCTAAATAGAATAGCGAAAGTTGACCCATATCGTTACTCTGGAGAGTGTTATAGTCATTTCAGATAAGTCTGATACAGTCTAGACCGACAAAACCCTTATGAAATCTGGGATTGATATTCTCAATCTTAATTGAAATGACTATATATATAAAGTTTCCGTATAATTTTTAGTTATACATACATTATCTGTAACAGAAAGTGGCAGATTTAAGTAAAGAAAAGGCACAATATGACTAAAAAGAATCAATCAAAAAGATTAACGAATCAACATAAAGAGTCTAAAGGTGTGGTTGGTATATTTGGAGATGAAGCAAAATCACACGACATAACTGTTGGAAAAATTTCACTTTTTGTAATTGAACAGCTTGAAAAGGAGTTTCCTCAATATAGGTTAAAAATGGCAAGAAATGCAACAAACGAATTATTACAAAAAGCTAAAAAATCAAAAAGTGACGAGTTTTATACACAGCTTTCAGATATAGAAAGCGAATTACAGCATTATAAAAGTCATTTTGAAAATCAAGTAGTTTATTGCAATTGCGATGACCACCGAATTAGTAACTTTTTTAATTATTTTACCTCAAATTTCAATGAATTAGGTCTTAAAAAAATAATAACATCTTGTTATAGAGAGCAAGTAAAAAATTTATTTAATACAGAAGAAGATGAAAAAGGTTTTTTCTTTGAATATACAGGTACAGAAGGCGAAAAAAACAAACCAACGTCAACTGACCTAGTTTACTTTAATGGAGATGGTGATTTTCGTAGTTCGGAAAGCATTGAACTATTAAAGCAGTCCGATATTGTTGTTACCAATCCCCCATTTTCATTATTCAGAGAGTATGTAGCTCAATTGGTTAAATACGATAAAAAGTTTTTGATAATTGGAAATATTAATGCAATAACCTATAAAGAAATTTTCAAACTTATTAAAGAAAACAAGGCGTGGTTAGGAATAAATCTTGGTAGAGGTATTTCAGGTTTTATTGTACCTGAACACTATGAACTATATGGAACAGAAACTCGAATAGATAACTCTGGTAATAGAATAATCTCACCAAACAATTGTTTATGGCTTACTAATTTAGAT
Encoded here:
- the csaB gene encoding polysaccharide pyruvyl transferase CsaB — its product is MRAVICGYYGRGNGGDEALLVSLLQMLPSEIKPIVLSNNPRETSQRYGVETCPSRDWWQVFKTLKKADIFIWGGGSLMQDVTSFASPIYYGGLMALAQLLGLKTMAWGQGIGPLNRPFTRWLTKKVLKQCSLVTVRDDVSAHLVADWGISPIVAPDPVWALDAQSVKGLSDLPAPRIAVNLRPHPLLTPAKLDKLTQALIHLQTSTGAFILLVPFQKLRDLPLCEAVARQLRENYQIISLEDPRQLKGLFRGVEMVIGMRFHSLIMAAAEDCRCFALSYDPKVSRLIAEVPMQGWELDQLPEAVNDISNAWIDFYANGEGLTSDRKHFLIDRALIHREILFRLVS
- a CDS encoding RuBisCO accumulation factor 1, which codes for MTEQPRSTDDRISETEATELMRSLLHKEGNWVNWGQKCQKLQKAGYDSQLIFEQTGFQNAQQNLIIVAAQVFESLIKAGAAEDLLSYYIGPRSDVLYELRILNQEQRLGAAKLAAEKRIEVAEAHDIAKAIQDFSRLSQIPSEFTRHPGDAIAYQCWKRGKQKRDLAERAKLIAKGLKFAHSDSARQAIESLLQDFTVTPTRSAPLLPVHRLQDEDELARIIPLVGRFPVTVTDIKHTESLSVEEPFRLVTVGDKQTIVPLPGWQAILKAIDPIAILWPSDQLPRSIATRSEEVLLVIDRVFAEWDVNNYYLVERDNSVFLQWFDSPPNVTILGQLVLILRAKNILDEKNITEPWQMDD
- a CDS encoding RNA-guided endonuclease InsQ/TnpB family protein; the encoded protein is MEKAYSFRFYPTPEQESLLRRTLGCVRLVYNKALHLRTQAWYEKQERVGYTETSSMLTEWKKQEELDFLNEVSCVPLQQGLRHLQTAFTNFFAGRTKYPNFKKKHQGGSAEFTKSAFKFKDRQIYLAKCTEPLPIRWSRQIPEACEPSTVTVRLHPSGRWHISIRFDDPTIKPLPVTDKAIGIDLGISSLVITSDGDKVSNPKHFKKHYQRLRRASKSLSRKQKGSKNREKARIKVAKIHAQITDSRKDHLHKLTTQLVRENQTIVVENLAVKNLVKNPKLSQAISDVSWGEITRQLAYKCRWYGRNYLEIDRWFPSSKRCSNCGYIAEKMPLNIREWDCPDCGTHHDRDVNASKNILAAGLAVSVCRATIRPEQSKTGAAGAKNPSGQKQKPKS
- a CDS encoding carbon dioxide-concentrating mechanism protein: MKTKRHPKDSALGLVSTLSFPAIVGTADMMLKSAEVTLVGYEKIGGGHCTAIVRGNIADVRLAVEEGAKTAAQFGQLVSKSVIPRPMPNLEVIFPIGSRLAEIAQSQRGFSKLSNMSIGLLETRGFPAMVGAADAMLKSADVQLASYETIGDGLCTAIIRGSVANVAVAIDAGMREAEKIGELHAVMIIPRLLEDLEHTLPVASYWLETPEPLPMLLPNTVREKQRELVALPELEKTKIPIRRQEMQEKVLEEVIPVEVITDEDSY
- the mazE gene encoding type II toxin-antitoxin system MazE family antitoxin translates to MSKKVSITLDDEVLDFVDQLASNRSSFINDVLWQEKRRVFMKELEDAYKDQANDPEIQAEISVWDIAVGDGLNA
- a CDS encoding type II toxin-antitoxin system PemK/MazF family toxin, encoding MPNGRLTYKRGEIWWIDLKPVVGYETDKERPCLILQNDIGNQNGTTTVVAPLLPGKRTYPFVVNITPTVQNGLDGDRHINLSQMRAVDSQRIKNKQGVLEDVYWEEIEKAICIELGFSKSLSP
- a CDS encoding adenine-specific methyltransferase EcoRI family protein translates to MTKKNQSKRLTNQHKESKGVVGIFGDEAKSHDITVGKISLFVIEQLEKEFPQYRLKMARNATNELLQKAKKSKSDEFYTQLSDIESELQHYKSHFENQVVYCNCDDHRISNFFNYFTSNFNELGLKKIITSCYREQVKNLFNTEEDEKGFFFEYTGTEGEKNKPTSTDLVYFNGDGDFRSSESIELLKQSDIVVTNPPFSLFREYVAQLVKYDKKFLIIGNINAITYKEIFKLIKENKAWLGINLGRGISGFIVPEHYELYGTETRIDNSGNRIISPNNCLWLTNLDNFKRHEDIELTKKYFGNEVQYPKYDNYDGININKTQDIPIDYKGYMGVPITFLHKFNSDQFEIIKFRKGNDDKDLSVNGKCPYFRIIIKNKRIQTEYIDLTDKER